The Saccharothrix variisporea genome has a segment encoding these proteins:
- a CDS encoding HD domain-containing protein, with amino-acid sequence MPSALPGVAEFCADLAELRKQCGTPSLKWLERRTSFSDSQIGHILNGHKVGPPTWDFVAAFVTACGEHARSGGHHPRLSTDLGWWREAHGRLELPQPAPSGPNPWVKLVEEHVVWRHTADADRLRARVAEVAGRLHDRRRRAVAALRGDSWLDDLFVVRMTDRVTELLDTVLADQRWDLGAGEAAVIALAPLAHETRSAVLAQWLSRVDPTDLAQRPRPDPAPERQDYQRFLAGREESRLVARTEHRADDATDIAWWLFHRWAEGRPDDVTVADVLEEVVTDDQPLRTMLTESLERIIPLFRRPPEGLRDTDRRKLKARTPYTRVTVARQYVREDLIGLLLAVAHAQAFEVTRLSSTLVEHLGIPNPVRLEQLHATLDQAYWDYAAETRVHLVASCHHEAVLESLREHVERIDLMLGAIRAAAEHGEYLEPLRALPARASAERVEPAVVNRKRAFVTPVTRLRLDESRVRELLMGEQLYGDRSLAIRELYQNALDACRYAKARLDYLEKTSLLFSRWEGRITFTQGVEAGRHYLSCTDNGIGMGESELREVFSQAGVRFADQPEFLEEKARWARAGVPFFPNSRFGIGVLSYFMLADEIEVTTSRMDARGDNAGPALRVSIAGPGHLFRIERLDEDIAHGTTVKLFLRDGDQAPSCVDVLQRLLGIAEFRTTAEHDGPVAEWEPSVFTPRPGRVGEKGINVGGALVPSRTGEVIWCEEGGALLVDGLYVHHPGWLVLPEDKRDLRGAVVNLSGNRTPKLTVDRRSVLGDVSEHVEELLTEAAGDLFDAGVAAFDFDWLCDVAGDNPGVADVVTAVAARQGRRLSTKGHWVDMAVAGCLPADLDVVRSRRARQIGLMSGRVRAQNLSAHHALWRYLAVMPADVVGDLIGVGEPLPAAPSDERLLESMFRDWLSVDTEIGAGYVLAKAATLGRAPRAVALRLVALGHDVGDVDRFATRYSADRVDMTLVSRNLDGALPDLPITEPVPFGHVITAHLRTGRSIHEIVARLRRFGYEADLPSDLPHRYSRADQVLVSRDLDGDHPWLDRERPVGHGRVLYAAYVLGTTPEATAARLAELGFDVRSGESRPDWIGQVTLAVKGVLLAGDDLLEDGVVALSEVVNAARLWGVSPVESARRLADLGLPVPGDLPGELTPDDLALLPSVPGPGVEVTTGGLLVRVSTVLEIAHRIRRDPVVVADRLVELGYAVPAQGALRAGLDDFDRELIGRAATAMGYADPSRFVVETARAHHRAPREVVERLAALGYDTPAFDHLTEPLTPLWAALLDIGGLAKLPPGAEVPLAHALKAVRSGSWSAGEAVEAMEAIGYVVRRREGVDDEFDRTDLELVDRLDTTAPVDLRKLVLEALWFELPLHEVAGRLERMGFEVPDLDVALPALLERVPLRRD; translated from the coding sequence ATGCCGTCAGCCTTACCCGGCGTGGCCGAGTTCTGCGCCGACCTGGCGGAGTTGCGCAAGCAGTGCGGCACCCCGTCGTTGAAGTGGCTGGAGCGGCGGACGTCGTTCTCCGACTCGCAGATCGGCCACATCCTCAACGGCCACAAGGTCGGCCCACCCACCTGGGACTTCGTCGCCGCGTTCGTGACGGCGTGCGGCGAGCACGCCCGGTCGGGCGGCCACCACCCGCGGCTGAGCACCGACCTCGGCTGGTGGCGGGAGGCACACGGCCGGCTGGAACTGCCACAGCCCGCGCCGTCCGGGCCGAACCCGTGGGTGAAGCTGGTGGAAGAGCACGTCGTCTGGCGGCACACCGCCGACGCCGACCGGTTGCGCGCCCGGGTCGCCGAGGTCGCCGGCCGCCTGCACGACCGTCGACGCCGGGCCGTCGCGGCGTTGCGCGGCGACTCGTGGCTGGACGACCTGTTCGTGGTCCGGATGACCGACCGGGTGACCGAACTGCTCGACACGGTGCTCGCCGACCAGCGGTGGGACCTCGGGGCGGGGGAGGCGGCGGTGATCGCCCTGGCGCCGCTCGCGCACGAGACCCGATCGGCGGTGCTCGCCCAGTGGCTGTCCCGGGTCGACCCCACCGACCTCGCGCAACGCCCCCGCCCCGACCCGGCCCCCGAGCGGCAGGACTACCAGCGCTTCCTCGCCGGCCGCGAGGAAAGCCGGCTCGTCGCCCGCACCGAGCACCGCGCCGACGACGCCACCGACATCGCCTGGTGGCTGTTCCACCGCTGGGCGGAGGGCAGGCCCGACGACGTGACCGTCGCCGACGTGCTGGAGGAGGTGGTCACCGACGACCAGCCGCTGCGCACGATGCTGACCGAGTCGCTGGAACGGATCATCCCGCTGTTCCGCCGGCCCCCGGAGGGCCTGCGCGACACCGACCGGCGCAAGCTCAAGGCACGGACCCCCTACACCCGCGTGACCGTCGCCCGGCAGTACGTGCGGGAGGACCTGATCGGCCTGCTGCTCGCCGTCGCCCACGCCCAGGCGTTCGAAGTGACCCGGCTGTCCTCCACGCTGGTCGAACACCTCGGCATCCCGAACCCGGTGCGGCTGGAGCAACTCCACGCCACACTCGACCAGGCGTACTGGGACTACGCCGCCGAGACCCGAGTCCACCTGGTCGCTTCGTGCCACCACGAGGCCGTGCTGGAGTCCCTGCGCGAGCACGTGGAGCGCATCGACTTGATGCTGGGCGCCATCCGTGCCGCCGCCGAGCACGGCGAGTACCTGGAACCGCTGCGTGCCCTGCCCGCCCGCGCATCGGCGGAGCGCGTCGAACCCGCCGTGGTCAACCGGAAGCGCGCGTTCGTCACGCCGGTGACCAGGCTGCGGCTGGACGAGTCCCGCGTGCGGGAGCTGCTCATGGGCGAACAGCTGTACGGGGACCGGTCGTTGGCGATCCGCGAGCTGTACCAGAACGCGCTGGACGCCTGCCGGTACGCCAAGGCGCGCTTGGACTACCTGGAGAAGACCTCGCTCCTGTTCTCGCGCTGGGAGGGGCGGATCACGTTCACCCAGGGCGTCGAGGCGGGGCGGCACTACCTGAGCTGCACGGACAACGGCATCGGCATGGGCGAGTCCGAGCTGCGGGAGGTGTTCTCGCAGGCCGGCGTCCGGTTCGCCGACCAGCCGGAGTTCCTGGAGGAGAAGGCGCGGTGGGCAAGGGCCGGGGTGCCGTTCTTCCCCAACAGCCGCTTCGGCATCGGGGTGCTGAGCTACTTCATGCTGGCCGACGAGATCGAGGTGACCACGTCCCGCATGGACGCCCGCGGCGACAACGCGGGGCCTGCGTTGCGTGTGTCCATCGCCGGACCGGGGCACTTGTTCCGCATCGAGCGGTTGGACGAGGACATCGCGCACGGGACGACGGTGAAGCTGTTCCTGCGCGATGGCGATCAAGCCCCGTCGTGCGTGGACGTCCTCCAGCGCCTGTTGGGCATCGCGGAGTTCCGCACGACGGCCGAGCACGACGGTCCGGTGGCGGAGTGGGAACCGTCGGTCTTCACGCCCCGGCCGGGCCGGGTGGGGGAGAAGGGCATCAACGTCGGCGGGGCGTTGGTGCCCAGCCGCACCGGCGAGGTGATCTGGTGCGAGGAGGGCGGGGCTCTCCTGGTGGACGGCTTGTACGTCCACCACCCCGGGTGGTTGGTGCTGCCGGAGGACAAGCGCGACCTCCGGGGCGCGGTGGTGAACCTCAGCGGGAACCGGACGCCCAAGCTGACCGTGGACCGCAGGTCCGTGCTCGGGGACGTCTCGGAGCACGTCGAGGAACTGCTGACCGAAGCAGCGGGTGACCTGTTCGACGCGGGCGTGGCCGCCTTCGACTTCGACTGGCTGTGCGACGTCGCCGGCGACAACCCGGGCGTCGCGGACGTCGTCACCGCCGTCGCCGCCCGCCAAGGCCGCCGGCTCTCGACGAAGGGGCACTGGGTCGACATGGCGGTCGCGGGCTGCCTCCCGGCCGACTTGGACGTCGTCCGCAGTCGTCGTGCTCGGCAGATCGGCCTGATGAGCGGACGCGTCAGAGCGCAGAACCTCTCGGCCCACCACGCTCTGTGGCGCTACCTGGCGGTGATGCCGGCCGACGTCGTGGGCGACCTGATCGGAGTCGGCGAACCGCTGCCGGCGGCGCCGTCCGATGAACGGTTGCTGGAGAGCATGTTCCGGGACTGGTTGTCCGTCGACACGGAGATCGGAGCGGGGTACGTGCTGGCGAAGGCAGCGACCCTGGGCCGGGCGCCGCGGGCGGTCGCGCTGCGGCTGGTCGCGCTCGGGCACGACGTCGGGGACGTCGACCGGTTCGCCACCCGGTACTCGGCCGACCGGGTCGACATGACGCTGGTGAGCAGGAACCTCGACGGCGCACTGCCGGACCTTCCGATCACCGAGCCGGTGCCCTTCGGTCACGTCATCACCGCACACCTGCGCACCGGGCGGTCCATCCACGAGATCGTGGCCCGGCTGCGGCGGTTCGGCTACGAGGCGGACCTGCCGTCCGACTTGCCGCACCGCTACTCGAGAGCCGACCAGGTGCTCGTCAGCCGAGACCTGGACGGGGATCACCCGTGGCTGGACCGCGAGCGGCCGGTCGGTCACGGGCGTGTGCTCTACGCGGCGTACGTCCTCGGCACCACGCCGGAGGCGACGGCTGCGCGGTTGGCCGAACTGGGGTTCGACGTCCGGTCGGGCGAGTCGCGTCCGGATTGGATCGGCCAGGTGACGTTGGCGGTCAAGGGCGTGCTGCTGGCGGGCGACGACCTGTTGGAGGACGGGGTTGTCGCCCTGTCGGAGGTCGTGAACGCCGCGCGCTTGTGGGGCGTCTCGCCGGTCGAGTCTGCTCGCCGGCTCGCCGACCTGGGCCTGCCGGTGCCGGGGGACCTGCCGGGTGAACTGACCCCGGACGACCTCGCCCTGCTGCCGTCCGTGCCCGGTCCGGGCGTCGAGGTCACGACAGGTGGGCTGCTCGTGCGGGTGAGCACCGTGTTGGAGATCGCGCACCGGATCCGGCGAGATCCGGTCGTGGTGGCGGACCGCCTGGTGGAGCTGGGGTATGCCGTGCCGGCTCAAGGGGCGCTGCGCGCGGGTTTGGACGACTTCGACCGCGAGTTGATCGGTCGCGCCGCGACCGCCATGGGGTACGCCGACCCGTCGAGGTTCGTCGTGGAGACCGCCCGCGCGCACCACCGCGCGCCCCGCGAGGTCGTGGAGCGGTTGGCCGCGCTGGGCTACGACACTCCCGCGTTCGACCACCTGACCGAACCGTTGACCCCGCTGTGGGCGGCGCTCCTGGACATCGGGGGGTTGGCGAAGCTGCCGCCCGGGGCCGAGGTGCCGCTCGCCCACGCTCTCAAGGCGGTCCGGTCGGGGTCGTGGTCCGCCGGGGAGGCCGTCGAGGCGATGGAGGCCATCGGGTACGTCGTGCGGCGCAGGGAGGGCGTGGACGACGAGTTCGACCGGACGGACCTCGAACTCGTGGACCGGCTCGACACGACCGCACCGGTCGACCTGCGGAAGTTGGTCCTCGAAGCGCTGTGGTTCGAGTTGCCGTTGCACGAGGTGGCCGGGCGGTTGGAGCGGATGGGGTTCGAGGTGCCTGATCTGGACGTCGCACTGCCCGCGCTGCTGGAGCGGGTGCCGTTGAGGAGGGATTAG
- a CDS encoding peroxiredoxin, giving the protein MSVEVGSQAPDFTLNDYNKQPVTLSSFRGERNVLLVFYPFAFSGICTGELCQVRDELATYESENVQVIGVSVDTPFSLKAWAEQQGYTFPLLSDFWPHGAVASQYGVFNEAAGLANRGTFLIDTEGVVRYAEVNAPGEARDQEAWKKAVAELGA; this is encoded by the coding sequence ATGTCGGTCGAGGTCGGTTCGCAGGCTCCGGACTTCACGCTCAACGACTACAACAAGCAGCCGGTGACGCTGTCGTCGTTCCGCGGCGAGCGCAACGTCCTGCTGGTGTTCTACCCGTTCGCGTTCAGCGGCATCTGCACCGGTGAGCTGTGCCAGGTGCGCGACGAGCTGGCCACGTACGAGAGCGAGAACGTGCAGGTCATCGGCGTGTCCGTGGACACGCCGTTCAGCCTGAAGGCCTGGGCCGAGCAGCAGGGCTACACCTTCCCGCTGCTGTCGGACTTCTGGCCGCACGGTGCCGTGGCGAGCCAGTACGGCGTGTTCAACGAGGCGGCGGGCCTGGCCAACCGCGGCACGTTCCTGATCGACACCGAGGGCGTCGTCCGGTACGCCGAGGTCAACGCGCCGGGCGAGGCACGCGACCAGGAGGCCTGGAAGAAGGCCGTCGCCGAGCTGGGGGCCTGA
- a CDS encoding DUF3052 domain-containing protein, whose product MVAAEDAGKIGVADKLGIDPGAVVQEIGWGEDVDDDLRAAVEERIGSDLLDEDADEVVDVVLLWWREDDGDLVDTLVDAIGPLADDGVIWVLTPKTGRPGYVEPSDIAEAVPTAGLAQTSAISASADWTAIKLVSPKSVKSKR is encoded by the coding sequence GTGGTCGCCGCGGAAGACGCCGGCAAGATCGGTGTCGCCGACAAGCTCGGGATCGACCCGGGCGCTGTGGTCCAGGAGATCGGCTGGGGAGAGGACGTCGACGACGACCTCCGTGCGGCGGTCGAGGAGCGCATCGGCAGCGATCTGCTCGACGAGGACGCCGACGAGGTCGTCGACGTGGTGCTGCTGTGGTGGCGCGAGGACGACGGCGACCTGGTCGACACCTTGGTCGACGCCATCGGGCCGCTCGCCGACGACGGCGTGATCTGGGTCCTGACGCCCAAGACCGGCAGGCCGGGCTACGTCGAGCCGAGCGACATCGCCGAGGCCGTGCCGACCGCGGGGCTCGCCCAGACCTCCGCCATCAGCGCGAGCGCCGACTGGACGGCGATCAAGCTCGTGTCGCCGAAGTCGGTCAAGTCCAAGCGCTGA
- the aceE gene encoding pyruvate dehydrogenase (acetyl-transferring), homodimeric type yields MSPQNTPERVRVIRDGLAAHLPDIDPEETAEWLESFDAVLKGGGQQRARYLMLRLLERARESHVGVPALTSTDYVNTIPTEREPWFPGDEEVERRYRAWIRWNAAITVHRAQRPGVGVGGHISTYASSASLYEVGFNHFFRGKDHPSGGDHVFIQGHASPGVYARAFLEGRLTAEQLDGFRQEYSHAGPGGGLPSYPHPRLMPDFWEFPTVSMGLGPMNAIYQARFNRYLHDRGIKDTSDQHVWAFLGDGEMDEPESRGLLQVAANEQLDNLTFVVNCNLQRLDGPVRGNGKIIQELEAFFRGAGWNVIKVIWGREWDALLHADRDGALVNLMNTTPDGDYQTYKANDGAYVKEHFFGRDPRTKELVAPMSDDEVWNLKRGGHDYRKVYAAYKAAVEHHGQPTVILAKTIKGYGLGPHFAARNATHQMKKMTLEDLKLFRDSLRIPISDADLDPYLPPYYHPGNDAPEIQYLLERRKQLGGFVPERRAKSKALVLPGDKVYDVVRKGSGKQEVATTMAFVRLVRDLAKDPEIGGRIVPIIPDEARTFGMDSMFPAQKIYNPNGQLYTSVDAQLMLAYKESEQGQILHEGINEAGSTASFTAAGTSYATHGEPMIPIYIFYSMFGFQRTGDGLWAAADQMARGFVLGATAGRTTLTGEGLQHADGHSLLLAHTNPAVIAYDPAWSFEVAHIVKDGLRRMYGENAENVFYYITVYNEPYQQPAEPENLDVEGLLKGLYRYQQGGSASGPRAQILASGVAMPWAVKAQQLLADEWGVQADVWSATSYSELRREAVEVDRHNLLHPDQEPRVPYVTQALADAAGPVVAVSDWMSAVPDLIRPYVPTDMVTLGTDGFGFSDTRPAARRHFLVDAESVVVATLQALAKRGEVDQAKVVEAARRYKIDDVQAAGPSTTDAGLA; encoded by the coding sequence TTGAGCCCGCAGAACACTCCCGAACGGGTGCGCGTCATCCGTGACGGCCTGGCCGCCCACCTGCCGGACATCGACCCGGAGGAGACCGCGGAGTGGCTGGAGTCGTTCGACGCCGTGCTCAAGGGCGGCGGTCAGCAGCGAGCCCGCTACCTGATGCTGCGCCTGCTCGAGCGCGCGCGGGAGAGCCACGTCGGCGTACCCGCGCTGACCAGCACGGACTACGTCAACACCATCCCCACCGAGCGGGAGCCGTGGTTCCCCGGTGACGAGGAGGTGGAGCGCCGCTACCGCGCCTGGATCCGGTGGAACGCGGCGATCACCGTGCACCGGGCGCAGCGTCCGGGCGTCGGTGTCGGCGGGCACATCTCGACCTACGCCTCCAGCGCGAGCCTCTACGAGGTGGGCTTCAACCACTTCTTCCGGGGCAAAGACCACCCGTCCGGTGGCGACCACGTGTTCATCCAGGGCCACGCGTCACCCGGTGTGTACGCGCGGGCGTTCCTGGAGGGCCGCCTGACCGCGGAGCAGCTCGACGGCTTCCGCCAGGAGTACTCGCACGCCGGCCCCGGCGGCGGCCTGCCGTCCTACCCGCACCCGCGGCTGATGCCGGACTTCTGGGAGTTCCCGACCGTCTCCATGGGCCTGGGCCCGATGAACGCGATCTACCAGGCGCGGTTCAACCGCTACCTGCACGACCGCGGCATCAAGGACACCTCCGACCAGCACGTCTGGGCGTTCCTGGGCGACGGCGAGATGGACGAGCCGGAGTCGCGCGGCCTGCTCCAGGTCGCGGCCAACGAGCAGCTGGACAACCTGACCTTCGTGGTCAACTGCAACCTGCAGCGCCTGGACGGCCCGGTCCGCGGCAACGGCAAGATCATCCAGGAGCTGGAGGCGTTCTTCCGGGGCGCCGGCTGGAACGTCATCAAGGTCATCTGGGGCCGTGAGTGGGACGCCCTGCTGCACGCCGACCGCGACGGCGCGCTGGTGAACCTGATGAACACCACGCCCGACGGCGACTACCAGACCTACAAGGCCAACGACGGCGCGTACGTCAAGGAGCACTTCTTCGGCCGCGACCCGCGCACCAAGGAACTGGTCGCGCCCATGTCCGACGACGAGGTGTGGAACCTCAAGCGCGGCGGCCACGACTACCGCAAGGTCTACGCGGCGTACAAGGCGGCCGTGGAGCACCACGGGCAGCCGACGGTCATCCTCGCCAAGACCATCAAGGGCTACGGCCTGGGCCCGCACTTCGCGGCGCGCAACGCCACGCACCAGATGAAGAAGATGACCCTGGAGGACCTGAAGCTCTTCCGGGACAGCCTGCGCATCCCGATCTCCGACGCCGACCTCGACCCGTACCTGCCGCCGTACTACCACCCCGGCAACGACGCCCCGGAGATCCAGTACCTGCTGGAGCGCCGCAAGCAGCTCGGCGGGTTCGTCCCGGAGCGGCGGGCGAAGTCCAAGGCGCTGGTGCTGCCCGGCGACAAGGTCTACGACGTGGTGCGCAAGGGCTCGGGCAAGCAGGAGGTCGCCACGACGATGGCGTTCGTCCGGCTGGTCCGCGACCTGGCCAAGGACCCGGAGATCGGCGGCCGGATCGTGCCGATCATCCCGGACGAGGCCCGCACGTTCGGCATGGACTCGATGTTCCCGGCGCAGAAGATCTACAACCCCAACGGGCAGCTCTACACGTCCGTGGACGCGCAGCTCATGTTGGCGTACAAGGAGTCCGAGCAGGGTCAGATCCTGCACGAGGGCATCAACGAGGCCGGTTCGACGGCGTCGTTCACCGCCGCCGGCACGTCGTACGCGACGCACGGCGAGCCGATGATCCCGATCTACATCTTCTACTCGATGTTCGGGTTCCAGCGGACCGGTGACGGCCTGTGGGCGGCGGCCGACCAGATGGCGCGCGGCTTCGTGCTGGGCGCGACGGCGGGCCGGACGACGCTGACCGGCGAGGGCCTCCAGCACGCCGACGGCCACTCGCTGCTGCTGGCGCACACCAACCCGGCGGTGATCGCCTACGACCCGGCGTGGTCGTTCGAGGTGGCGCACATCGTCAAGGACGGTCTGCGGCGGATGTACGGCGAGAACGCCGAGAACGTCTTCTACTACATCACCGTCTACAACGAGCCCTACCAGCAGCCTGCCGAGCCCGAGAACCTGGACGTGGAGGGCCTGCTCAAGGGCCTCTACCGGTACCAGCAGGGCGGTTCGGCCTCCGGGCCGCGGGCGCAGATCCTCGCGTCGGGCGTGGCGATGCCGTGGGCGGTCAAGGCGCAGCAGCTGCTGGCCGACGAGTGGGGCGTGCAGGCGGACGTGTGGTCGGCGACGTCGTACTCCGAGCTGCGCCGCGAGGCCGTGGAGGTCGACCGGCACAACCTGCTGCACCCCGACCAGGAGCCGCGCGTGCCGTACGTGACGCAGGCGCTGGCCGACGCGGCGGGCCCGGTCGTGGCGGTGTCGGACTGGATGTCGGCGGTGCCGGACCTGATCCGCCCGTACGTGCCGACCGACATGGTCACCCTGGGCACGGACGGCTTCGGCTTCTCCGACACCCGCCCGGCCGCCCGCCGCCACTTCCTGGTGGACGCCGAGTCGGTCGTGGTGGCCACGCTCCAGGCGCTGGCCAAGCGCGGCGAGGTCGACCAGGCGAAGGTCGTCGAGGCGGCCCGCCGCTACAAGATCGACGACGTTCAGGCCGCCGGCCCGTCCACCACGGATGCCGGTCTCGCCTGA
- a CDS encoding substrate-binding domain-containing protein, which yields MGTPRPAVHRTILAVDVSGFGARGRTEQEAVRRGLYEALVRAFAECGIPWTDDWDGTYHEDRGDGLFVLVPHGVPNGRVVGSLPHVLAGQLRRHNKAAAEDAVIRLRAAITSGEVSSDGNGVMGDGLVLAFRLLESTALREELRRRPGELALIVSDRFYRDVVRDDPVCDPDSYREVAVDVKEVHGKAWISRPDHPKPEPRRRLPRPRWSVVSLVPLLAVLLSCDALAARAPAALPCPEPVQVNVLSSAEKADVVRRLAADFTDAYRDPTGCKRARVHVTSRPSAAAVSAIGEGWTDNDLAANGPEPHVWLPDVRWEPAEAQRLLHDGDGNVELVHRGTVAHSPLVLGVAPNRATADGSFRWRDLGAFRLTAVDPAASGAGLAAAVAVVRAELGATALDDPTSARRLREAALRTTAGPVCPDATGAVLASEKAVGRDELRCLVPLYPVEGTIDLDHPFVEVRRANRPPNERRAAAVTAFLAHLLTDGGQASFRSAGFRDVNWDPGLRERVRRGKPPLLEPVVDPDPAAVRAAWRAASGGKGVVLAVEGAPARALADRIAALAPDAPRLEFTPETAAGVVAEAVRRHGSGRPVVVIASTPTPARPGPVVDGSIEVHGVGLVGGACAATSQLGAFDAAYPGDCTDAADAERALDWVADRLWGAR from the coding sequence ATGGGGACGCCTCGACCCGCCGTCCACCGCACGATCCTGGCCGTGGACGTGTCCGGTTTCGGCGCGCGCGGACGCACCGAGCAGGAGGCGGTGCGGCGCGGCCTGTACGAGGCGCTGGTGCGGGCGTTCGCCGAGTGCGGCATCCCGTGGACCGACGACTGGGACGGCACCTACCACGAGGACCGCGGCGACGGGCTGTTCGTGCTGGTGCCGCACGGCGTGCCCAACGGCCGGGTGGTCGGCTCCCTGCCGCACGTGCTCGCGGGCCAGCTGCGCAGGCACAACAAGGCGGCGGCCGAGGACGCCGTGATCCGGCTGCGGGCCGCGATCACCTCCGGCGAGGTGTCCAGCGACGGCAACGGCGTCATGGGCGACGGGCTGGTGCTGGCGTTCCGGCTGCTGGAGTCGACCGCGCTGCGCGAGGAGCTGCGGCGGCGGCCCGGCGAGCTGGCGCTGATCGTGTCCGACCGGTTCTACCGGGACGTCGTGCGGGACGACCCGGTGTGCGACCCGGACTCCTACCGCGAGGTCGCGGTGGACGTGAAGGAGGTCCACGGCAAAGCCTGGATCTCCCGCCCCGACCACCCCAAGCCCGAACCGCGCCGCCGCCTGCCCCGCCCGCGCTGGTCGGTGGTGTCGCTGGTGCCGCTGCTGGCCGTGCTCCTGTCCTGCGACGCGCTGGCCGCCCGCGCGCCGGCGGCGCTGCCGTGCCCGGAACCGGTGCAGGTCAACGTCCTGTCCTCGGCGGAGAAGGCGGACGTGGTGCGCCGGCTGGCGGCGGACTTCACCGACGCCTACCGCGACCCGACCGGCTGCAAGCGGGCGCGGGTGCACGTGACGTCCCGGCCCTCGGCGGCGGCGGTGTCGGCGATCGGCGAGGGCTGGACGGACAACGACCTGGCGGCCAACGGCCCCGAACCGCACGTGTGGCTGCCGGACGTGCGGTGGGAGCCGGCCGAGGCGCAGCGGCTGCTGCATGACGGCGACGGGAACGTCGAACTGGTCCACCGGGGCACGGTCGCGCACTCGCCGCTGGTGCTCGGCGTCGCGCCGAACCGGGCGACCGCGGACGGGTCGTTCCGGTGGCGGGACCTGGGCGCGTTCCGGCTCACCGCGGTGGACCCGGCGGCGTCGGGCGCGGGCCTGGCGGCGGCGGTGGCCGTCGTGCGCGCCGAGCTGGGCGCGACGGCGCTGGACGACCCGACCTCGGCCCGCCGGCTGCGGGAAGCGGCGCTGCGCACGACCGCGGGACCGGTGTGCCCGGACGCGACCGGTGCCGTGCTGGCCTCGGAGAAGGCGGTCGGGCGCGACGAGCTGCGGTGCCTGGTACCGCTGTACCCGGTGGAGGGCACGATCGACCTGGACCACCCGTTCGTGGAGGTGCGAAGGGCGAACCGGCCGCCCAACGAGCGCCGTGCGGCGGCGGTGACGGCGTTCCTGGCGCACCTGCTCACGGACGGCGGGCAGGCGTCGTTCCGCAGCGCGGGGTTCCGGGACGTGAACTGGGACCCGGGTCTGCGCGAGCGGGTGCGGCGGGGGAAGCCGCCGCTGCTGGAGCCCGTGGTGGACCCGGACCCGGCGGCGGTGCGCGCGGCGTGGCGGGCGGCGAGCGGCGGGAAGGGCGTGGTGCTGGCCGTCGAGGGTGCGCCCGCTCGGGCGTTGGCCGACCGGATCGCCGCGCTGGCCCCCGACGCGCCCCGGCTGGAGTTCACGCCCGAGACGGCGGCGGGGGTCGTGGCGGAGGCGGTGCGGCGGCACGGTTCCGGGCGCCCGGTCGTGGTGATCGCCTCGACGCCGACGCCCGCCCGGCCGGGGCCGGTGGTGGACGGCTCGATCGAGGTGCACGGCGTCGGGCTGGTGGGGGGCGCGTGCGCGGCCACGAGCCAGCTGGGCGCGTTCGACGCCGCCTACCCGGGCGATTGCACGGACGCGGCGGATGCGGAGCGGGCGTTGGACTGGGTCGCCGACCGGTTGTGGGGTGCGCGGTGA